The Cognatishimia activa nucleotide sequence GATCGATGATAGGATGCCTTCCATCTCAAAATGTTGGGCTAAGAATCTGAGCTCACGTTTGAGATAAAGCAACAAAAAACCCGCGCCATGGGCACGGGTTTTCTAAAACGAAGAGCTGCTGGTTTATGCGGCCTCAAGCTGACGCACAGTTTCGCCGTAGCCACCTTTGTTCAGATACTCTTTTTCTGCCTGTGTGGAGCGGCGATCCAGATCAGAGTTGCGATGTGGGAAGCGGCCAAACATGCGGATCACTTCGCGATGCGCGCGTGCGTGCAAGAGATTGCCTTCGGCGTCGTCCAGTCGCTCTTTTATCAAACGAACACAACGGTCCTGATCACAGAGGTTTTCTGAGTGCATCAGCGGCATATAGAAGAACATGCGCGCCGGCTGATCAATTTTGAGATCCCATTTCTTGGTGATCGCGGTTTTCGCAGCCGCTAAGGCGCGTCGATCAGAGGCAAATGACTGCCCATCTCCGCGGAACATATTGCGAGAAAACTGATCCATCAGAATGATATATGCGAGGGAGCCGCTTGGGTATGTCAGCCACTGTCCTAGGCCACCCTTCATCGCGCTTTCCCAAGTGCTCAGAAACCTTGTCCGAATGGTTTCGTCCAACGCATCAGATGCTACGTACCAATCTTTTGGCTCCACCTCATCAAGCCAAAAATTGAGTATCTCTTCAGGCCCTGCCATAGCCCTTACTCCTCTTCAGAGACATCATAGTGTTACAAAAACGTTACGCATGAAATTACAGGACATAAAAGTCATTTTTTGCTTCAAAACCGACATTTACCTCTCATTGTCGCTTTCTTGAGCTTCCTCGGCGACAATTTGGGCCACTTCAAATGCGACCGGAGATGATGTTGGCGCTATCGGCGTATAACTTGACGTATCGTCGACAGATGGCGCTGGACGTCGAGCCATTCGGTAGAAGGCATATAAAGCGAGAATCGCCATCAAGCCGGACATATATCCAAAATAGGCAACCGGTCCGAAAACTCCCATCAGCCAACCGATTGCAATCGGGCCGACGATGGCGCCGAGCCCATTGATGAACAAAAGACTACCAGAGGTGCCAGCCATTTCTTCCAGTGAGACGAAATCATTCGTGTGGGCCAAAAGCAGCGAATAAAGCGGGTTGGCTGTGCCTCCCAGAACAAAGGCTGCGACCAGCAGGAATTCAAAGGATTCCAGATAAATTGCCCCGGCCAAACCACCAAATACCGCAACAACGGCAACCAACATGATCAAAACGCGCCGATCCATGCGATCTGACAGCCAACCAATCGGGAATTGTGTGGCGGTCGCACCGACATAGATCGCTGCAACAAACATCGCAATCTGCGTAACGTTCAGGCCGATTTCAGTGCCAAAAACAGCTGCCATGCCGAATTGCGCAGCGAACATCCCACCCAGCAGGAAGATGCCGACAAACCCCAAAGGAGAGACGCGCCAGAGATCAATGAAGCTCATGTTCTTGGATTGCTCAAAGGCAGGTGTCGGGGTGATCGACAGAAGAATTGGCGCAAATGAAATTGAGATTAGAACGGAGGGGATCACAAAGAGTACGAAGCCAGATGGATCACCAAGCAGCAGGATACCCTGCGCAGCAATTACGCCGAGCATCTGAACAATCATGTAAAACGACAATGCCTGCCCGCGCGTTTCATTGCTTGCCGCATTGTTCAGCCAACCCTCGGCGGTGACGTAAACGCCAGAGAAACAGAAGCCAATTATGATCCTGATCACCACCCAGGCCCACGGGTCAGAGACCACCGGGAAGAGGATCAGACAGGCCGAAATAAATGAGGCCAGAGCCGCAAAGACCCGCACGTGTCCAACGCGGCGGATCATCTCTGGAGTCAGTTTGGAACCGCCCAGAAAGCCTACGAAATAGGCCGACATCACATAGGACATCTCGGTGGTTGAAAACCCCTCGATCTCGCCCCGGATCCCCAGCAGGGTGCCGTGCATGCCGTTGCCCAGCATCAGCAGCAAAATCCCAAGCAACAAAGCCCAGGCACCGGACAGGAATTGGCCCATTAACGTCTCTCCAGAACAAAACTATGAATCACTACTGCAGCGGATTATTGATTCCGCCAAGCATGAAAATCCTACGTCTCAAAAATTGGCGCTATTTTGGCAGCAAAAGCGATGAATCGCCGTAGGAGAAAAACCGGTAGTTGTTTTCGATCGCATGCGCGTAGATCTCACGCACCCGTCCCTGTCCCATCAAAGCTGAAACCAGCATCATCAAAGTGGACTTCGGCAGGTGGAAGTTTGTCATCAGCGCATCAGTGACCTGAAATTCAAACCCCGGATAAATGAAGATATCCGTCTCCCCTTCCCAGGGTTGGATTACTCCATCACGAGCCGCACTTTCGATCAAACGCAGCGCAGTTGTGCCCACCGGAATGACCCGGCCGCCTTTGGACTTGGTCTCAGCGATCTCAGCCGCAGCAGCCTCGCTGACCCGCCCCCATTCGGCGTGCATTTTATGGGTTGTGACGTCATCGACCTTCACCGGCAAGAACGTACCTGCGCCCACATGCAGAGTTACATGGCTGAACTCCACGCCCATGTCGCTGAGTTTTTGCAGCAGATCTTCGTCAAAATGCAAAGATGCTGTCGGCGCTGCCACGGCGCCAGAATGACGCGCAAAAACAGTCTGATAGTCTGTTTTGTCCTGTTCATCCGCCGTGCGTTTTGCTGCGATATAAGGAGGCAAAGGCATCGCGCCAGAGGCTTGAAGTGCAGCTTCGAACGCATCGCCATCAGCATCAAAGCGCAGGATCGCCTGACCATCTTCTTTGCTTTCCAGAATGGCGGAGAAATCACCTGAAAAATGAATGACCTCACCTTCCTGAATCTTCTTCAGAGGCTTAATCAAAGCACCCCATTGCCCTTCGCCTTTCGGCTCCAGCAGCGTGACTTCAATCTTGGCTTTTACAGGGCCTTGTGCGCTATCACGATGGCGATAACCGGTTAGCCGTGCCGGGATGACCTTGGTGTCATTGAGAACAAGACGATCGCCAGGGCGAAAGAACCGCGTAATGTCATGCACCCGCGCATCCGTGATCTCACTGGATGTCGCGACCAGCAGCTTCGCAGAAGTGCGTGGCTTTGCTGGCCGGGTCGCAATCAAGTGATCTGGCAGGTCAAAATCAAAGTCAGAAAGCTGCATTACATCCGGTCCAGCGGGTTATTGAGAATTCGTCGCGCCGTCGGTCTCAGGGACTCGCGTCGGGCGCCGGAAAATCTCTCGAAGGAAGCCGGGCGTCAAGACCGAAAGCGGGTTCACGGAAACAGATGGATTTTCCGAGGAACCGCGCAAGCTGTAGTTAAAGCCAAAGAGCCCCTCTCCACGTTTGGAAATAGGCCGCCCGATCGCGTTCAGCACATAGATCGGAGAGATCACGCCCTGCATATCCAGCTGCTCTGAGTTGAGGTTATATCTTCCATCCATCGAAATCCCCATGGATGGTCCAGCTGCGCTACCTTGTGTTAGCTGAACGTAACTTGGGTTCAGCGTGAATTCCGCATTCACATCGGTAAAGAGAATGCCCTCACCGCCCAGCTGATCCAACAGACCAATCACGCTGATCGCATTTAAAAGTTCAGCCATGGCTGGCGCATCTTTCACCCGCAGCGATGATGCCTTGAGACGCCCTTGGTACTGCCCCTCACCCCCAATCGGTGTCAGCGTGACCTCCAGATCACCACCAACGCCCTGCTTGAATACACCCGTTGACCGCATCGCCCCGCCTGCATCAGCGGATCTGATACGCACGGCTGAGCGGCCGTTGCTGGGCACGATGACCCCACGGATGGCCGCGCCACCATTTACGCGAGAGGTGAATTCGCCATTGAAGCCGCCAGTCGTACTGAAGTCGCCCTGAAGATTGGTCAGCGTAATGCCGTCGGAAATGGTCACGCGATCCAGATTGCCCGAGATCGAAGTACCAGCGCCACGGTTCCCACCTGAGGCGTTTTGATCCGGCGCATTGCGCATATCCAATGTGCCAGAGACCAGCTGAACATTGGGCGTAGATGACCCGCGTCCAATCAGATTTGCACTGCCGTTGAGCCAATTGCCAACCTTAACGCTGCTGAGGCTAACCTGACGCAAACCGCCTTCAGGTTTCAACGAGATTGCCCCCTCTGCCTCTAGCCCCGGCGCGTCCAAAGAAAGTTTGGTAACGGCAAGAGGCGTCGTCAGCACACCCTCAACCAAAAGCGATGCCGATCGTTGTGCTGCCTTTGACCAGCCAAGTGCGGCAATGCCCATGCGAAGCCCAACGGTATCGCTGCTCACACGAAACTGCCCAGGCTCCCCTTTCACAAAGGTCAGAGCAAAATCCCCTTTGCCGTTGCCCGACACCATGTCGCGCGTGAGGCCGATATTGAATTCATCGATAAAGCGTTCGCTCAATTCCAGAGTGCCTGTCACCGAGCTGCGCCCGCCATTCCCCGGAGTTAACCCCGTGCTGAAAACCGCATTGAACGGCACCTGACCGATCCGGCCCGGCCCCTGCAGCGTCAGCGTCTCATTGTCAGCTCTCGCGATCAGTTTCGGCGAGGCAATAATCTTGTCTTTCACAAAATGTCCGGTGCGCACATCCAGCAGTTGGGCAGAAAGATCAAATTTAACATCTTCGGCCTTCAGCTTTTCAGCCAATGGCAGCCTCAGAACGCCATCAACGCGCGCCATACCTTCTGCGAGATCGACGGGAAGCTCCGCTTTGGAAAGGAAAGACAAAGGCTCATGATCAAGCAGCGCAAGCGTTGCCGTTACCGTGGCATCGGTTTTCAAATTCACTTCAGACGGCGCTGGTTTGATGCGTAGATCAGGGATCACAAACGAAGTACCGGATACGTCAATCAGGCCACCTTGCCCCGGTGCCACAACGCCCTCATGTGCTAAGACGGTAAAGCGGTTGTCAATCATGACGACCTGCCCCTTGCCTTGGGTCACATTGGGCATTTTTTTGGAATAGCGCACTTCGGCATTGTCAAAGTGGAAATCCAGGTAGATGTCCGGCTTATGTCCTGGCTGAGAGCGCGCTGCAAAATTCACGTCGCTTAGCGCGCCGGACAGGATATTTTCCGCCACCCATTTACGCGTTTTCGGGATCGCGTTTTCGGGCCACCAATTCACAACCTCTGACGCCGAGATCGCGTCCATATGGGCATTCAGCGCGACGATCCAGTCATCATCAGAGGCATTGAGCTGCGCATCCAAAAGAAGTGATTGCCCCTGATCCTGCAGCAACATCTCACCAATGCGGAGTTCAAATGGCTCTAACTGCAGTCGCAAATCGGCTTGAGCATGATCCAGCGACACACGATCGCCAAAGAGACCGGCTGGATTACCACTGAGTTCGGTCAGCTTGATCTGCGCAATCAGCGCATTTGGCAAACCCGTTTCGAAATCTTCAAGATGCGCTTTACCCTCCGCACGAGCCGTCACCCATGGACTTTCCACGAAGAGCTCATTGAATTGGATGGTATTGGTATCAGGCAGATATGTCAGATAACTGCGTGCAGATTGAAACGGGATACCATCCACGCTGTCTCTGGGTTGAATAACCCCTTCTGCAATCTGCAGCGAAGCGCTGAATGGGCCAATATTACCCTCTTCATCAATGAAAACGCGCATCGATCCTGAAATCGGAGCGCGCAGGATATCAAGCCAGGCTAATGCTGGTGATTGAGTCGCGATGTCTTCAGAGACGACATCGCCAATCGTGACCCCAAAACTTGCTGCAGTTTCTCCGATCTGACTCTCGTAGTTAAACAACAGCGTGCTGACGTAGTCACGCCCACCAAGCAATGCAAAATTTGACGCCATTCGCAGCTGATCGCCATCGCGACGCATCTGCATTTGGCCACCGTCAACTGTCCAGGAACGTTGCGCACGCAGATCGTCAAACTGAATTGTGACGGCATCCACATCCACAGCATCCAGACGCTCAAACTGAGGCAGGGTTAGCCAATCATCGATCCGTTGCACCAAATCGGATAGCGCCGTGTTTTCGCCTCCAGAGGCCTCATCCGCACCAAAAGACACTCCGACTTGCCCGCTGTCTTCACGTCGTGCATTCAGGAAAACGCCAGACAGGCGGATGTCTAATGGCGCAATCTGGCGCTTGAGCAGTCGGCGATATGACAAAGAGGTTTCTGCTTCGGAAAACTCAATGGCAGGGCCACCATCATTCGGAGAAATCACCAGACGTTCCAGCAGAATACGCGGATGCCAGTCTTTCTCGATTTCCACTGTGACATTGTCAAAGGTCACAGTTGCGCCCGGCACCGATTTGGAAAACTGCTCGATCGCCATATCCCGCAGCCAGGTTGGCGCCTGCACTGTACGACCATAGCTGTAAAGCAGCCCCGCGGTGATGGCACCGGCCAGTACAACCACCAAAAAGACCTTTGCCAATAGCAACCCAATGGCCCAGCGTCGAATGCGACGAGGCTTCTTTTCTGGTGTCACGTCTTCGGAGGGTTCGAGTTCACTCATATATACCGCAACGGCCCGTTCGGTTTGCTTGTCGTGTTCTGCGCCCTAGCATATAGCCTATTAGAAAATTCCCCAAGGAGATGACATGCTGGACATCGGCGATATTGCGCCCGAATTCACACTGCCTGAAACGGACGGAAACCTCGTAACCCTTTCTGAGCAAAAACCAAACCCTGTCGTGCTGTTTTTTTACCCGCGCGACAACACAAAGGGGTGTACGATTGAATCCATCGACTTCAGTCACGCCAAAAGTGACTTTGACGCTTTGGGTGTCAATGTCTTTGGCATTTCAAAAGACAGCCTCGCGAGCCACGCGAAATTTCGTGACAAACAAGGGCTGACGGTTCCCCTTCTGTCTGACGAAAACGGCACCGCCTGCGAAGACTATGGCGTTTGGGCTGAAAAGAAGATGTATGGCAAAACTTTCATGGGTATCGTGCGAACAACCGTTCTGATCGACAAAGACGGCAAGATCGCCAAGGTCTGGAACAAAGTGAAAGTACCAGGCCATGTCGATGAAGTTCTTGCCGCGACAAAGGAACTCTGAACGTGAAACCTTTGGCAGAAATGGCGGTGGAGGTTCTCACCACCGCCGATGGGCGCGCGAAAACCGCCCTGTCTCGGAAATACGCCGCAGAGTGGTTTGCGGCGCGTGAGGCTGGCGAAGATGTTGTCATCGGAGAGGCAGAGCCTCCCCTGCGACCGGCACGCCCTGAACAGCCTGAGCTGCTTTCACCAAGGGATGTACCGCGTCGCCGTCCGGGATCTCGCCCCGGTCAGATCGCGCTTCTGCATGCCGTGGCTCATATCGAACTCAACGCGGTGGACCTTCATTGGGACATCATCGCACGCTTCACCGACACCAAATTCCCTATTGGGTTTTATGATGACTGGGTGAAGGCAGCGGATGAAGAAAGCAATCATTTCAATCTCGTATGCAACTGTCTTGAAGACCTCGACAGTTTCTACGGAGACCTGCCTGCCCACGCAGGCATGTGGCGGGCCGCAGAAGATACAGCAGAGGATCTGATGGGCCGATTGGCTGTAGTACCAATGGTACTGGAAGCCCGCGGTCTCGACGTTACCCCCGGCATGATCGAGATTTTCCGCAAGGCCAAATTGGATAAGGTCGTTGAAGC carries:
- a CDS encoding MFS transporter; this encodes MGQFLSGAWALLLGILLLMLGNGMHGTLLGIRGEIEGFSTTEMSYVMSAYFVGFLGGSKLTPEMIRRVGHVRVFAALASFISACLILFPVVSDPWAWVVIRIIIGFCFSGVYVTAEGWLNNAASNETRGQALSFYMIVQMLGVIAAQGILLLGDPSGFVLFVIPSVLISISFAPILLSITPTPAFEQSKNMSFIDLWRVSPLGFVGIFLLGGMFAAQFGMAAVFGTEIGLNVTQIAMFVAAIYVGATATQFPIGWLSDRMDRRVLIMLVAVVAVFGGLAGAIYLESFEFLLVAAFVLGGTANPLYSLLLAHTNDFVSLEEMAGTSGSLLFINGLGAIVGPIAIGWLMGVFGPVAYFGYMSGLMAILALYAFYRMARRPAPSVDDTSSYTPIAPTSSPVAFEVAQIVAEEAQESDNER
- the bcp gene encoding thioredoxin-dependent thiol peroxidase, giving the protein MLDIGDIAPEFTLPETDGNLVTLSEQKPNPVVLFFYPRDNTKGCTIESIDFSHAKSDFDALGVNVFGISKDSLASHAKFRDKQGLTVPLLSDENGTACEDYGVWAEKKMYGKTFMGIVRTTVLIDKDGKIAKVWNKVKVPGHVDEVLAATKEL
- the queA gene encoding tRNA preQ1(34) S-adenosylmethionine ribosyltransferase-isomerase QueA — its product is MQLSDFDFDLPDHLIATRPAKPRTSAKLLVATSSEITDARVHDITRFFRPGDRLVLNDTKVIPARLTGYRHRDSAQGPVKAKIEVTLLEPKGEGQWGALIKPLKKIQEGEVIHFSGDFSAILESKEDGQAILRFDADGDAFEAALQASGAMPLPPYIAAKRTADEQDKTDYQTVFARHSGAVAAPTASLHFDEDLLQKLSDMGVEFSHVTLHVGAGTFLPVKVDDVTTHKMHAEWGRVSEAAAAEIAETKSKGGRVIPVGTTALRLIESAARDGVIQPWEGETDIFIYPGFEFQVTDALMTNFHLPKSTLMMLVSALMGQGRVREIYAHAIENNYRFFSYGDSSLLLPK
- a CDS encoding DUF3971 domain-containing protein, whose product is MSELEPSEDVTPEKKPRRIRRWAIGLLLAKVFLVVVLAGAITAGLLYSYGRTVQAPTWLRDMAIEQFSKSVPGATVTFDNVTVEIEKDWHPRILLERLVISPNDGGPAIEFSEAETSLSYRRLLKRQIAPLDIRLSGVFLNARREDSGQVGVSFGADEASGGENTALSDLVQRIDDWLTLPQFERLDAVDVDAVTIQFDDLRAQRSWTVDGGQMQMRRDGDQLRMASNFALLGGRDYVSTLLFNYESQIGETAASFGVTIGDVVSEDIATQSPALAWLDILRAPISGSMRVFIDEEGNIGPFSASLQIAEGVIQPRDSVDGIPFQSARSYLTYLPDTNTIQFNELFVESPWVTARAEGKAHLEDFETGLPNALIAQIKLTELSGNPAGLFGDRVSLDHAQADLRLQLEPFELRIGEMLLQDQGQSLLLDAQLNASDDDWIVALNAHMDAISASEVVNWWPENAIPKTRKWVAENILSGALSDVNFAARSQPGHKPDIYLDFHFDNAEVRYSKKMPNVTQGKGQVVMIDNRFTVLAHEGVVAPGQGGLIDVSGTSFVIPDLRIKPAPSEVNLKTDATVTATLALLDHEPLSFLSKAELPVDLAEGMARVDGVLRLPLAEKLKAEDVKFDLSAQLLDVRTGHFVKDKIIASPKLIARADNETLTLQGPGRIGQVPFNAVFSTGLTPGNGGRSSVTGTLELSERFIDEFNIGLTRDMVSGNGKGDFALTFVKGEPGQFRVSSDTVGLRMGIAALGWSKAAQRSASLLVEGVLTTPLAVTKLSLDAPGLEAEGAISLKPEGGLRQVSLSSVKVGNWLNGSANLIGRGSSTPNVQLVSGTLDMRNAPDQNASGGNRGAGTSISGNLDRVTISDGITLTNLQGDFSTTGGFNGEFTSRVNGGAAIRGVIVPSNGRSAVRIRSADAGGAMRSTGVFKQGVGGDLEVTLTPIGGEGQYQGRLKASSLRVKDAPAMAELLNAISVIGLLDQLGGEGILFTDVNAEFTLNPSYVQLTQGSAAGPSMGISMDGRYNLNSEQLDMQGVISPIYVLNAIGRPISKRGEGLFGFNYSLRGSSENPSVSVNPLSVLTPGFLREIFRRPTRVPETDGATNSQ
- a CDS encoding DUF924 family protein, translated to MAGPEEILNFWLDEVEPKDWYVASDALDETIRTRFLSTWESAMKGGLGQWLTYPSGSLAYIILMDQFSRNMFRGDGQSFASDRRALAAAKTAITKKWDLKIDQPARMFFYMPLMHSENLCDQDRCVRLIKERLDDAEGNLLHARAHREVIRMFGRFPHRNSDLDRRSTQAEKEYLNKGGYGETVRQLEAA
- a CDS encoding ferritin-like domain-containing protein — its product is MAVEVLTTADGRAKTALSRKYAAEWFAAREAGEDVVIGEAEPPLRPARPEQPELLSPRDVPRRRPGSRPGQIALLHAVAHIELNAVDLHWDIIARFTDTKFPIGFYDDWVKAADEESNHFNLVCNCLEDLDSFYGDLPAHAGMWRAAEDTAEDLMGRLAVVPMVLEARGLDVTPGMIEIFRKAKLDKVVEALEVIYAEEVGHVAYGSKWFHFLCGRHELDPKDAFHTLVRKYFHGALKPPFNEEKRADAGLPPDFYWPLAEETPVKQR